One part of the Chiroxiphia lanceolata isolate bChiLan1 chromosome 14, bChiLan1.pri, whole genome shotgun sequence genome encodes these proteins:
- the NUP62CL gene encoding LOW QUALITY PROTEIN: nucleoporin-62 C-terminal-like protein (The sequence of the model RefSeq protein was modified relative to this genomic sequence to represent the inferred CDS: deleted 4 bases in 2 codons), translating into MSQFNFGTAAPGGAFSLGAPKAAAAATTTSGFSSRPRAAASGGFSFGTAAAAAGGGQPAGLFSFSRPVSTTQPGFSFGAATTAPAAAPAAAFPLGAGTPKVNFGSSTATQAPGITGGFAFGSSVATSTPSSQAAAAPSGFAFGTAGTSSTSTAQTGTTGGFTFSSGTTTQAGTAGFNIGATAPQATSAGLTFGTSPAATASTTATLGAATPAAATPFSLGGQPTGLTFGSLTSTAATSATTATLTTSTTQAPTLSFGTKLGVTSTAATTASTSTTSALAPTGPTLFASVASSSAATSSTTTGLSLGATSTGSTGTAGLGTLGFGLKVPGTTAATTSTATGTTSASGFPLNLKPLTTTGAIGAVTSTAATTTTTTTSTPPVMTYAQLESLINKWSLELEDQEKHFLHQATQVNAWDRMLIENGEKITSLHREVEKVKVDQKRLDQELDFILSQQKELEDLLTPLEESVKEQSGTIYLQHADEERERTYKLAENIDAQLKRMAQDLKDITEHLNHIERPADTSDPLQQICKILNAHMDSLQWIDQNSAVLQRKVEEVTKVCESRRKEQERSFRITFD; encoded by the exons ATGAGCCAGTTCAACTTCGGGACGGCCGCGCCGGGCGGCGCCTTCAGCCTGGGCGCGCCCAAagcggccgccgccgccacgACCACGAGCGGCTTCTCCTCtcgcccccgcgccgccgcctcGGGCGGATTCAGCTTCGGCAccgcggccgcggcggcgggcggcggccaGCCCGCCGGGCTCTTCTCCTTCAGCAGGCCGGTCTCCACCACGCAGCCCGGCTTCAGCTTCGGCGCGGCCAccaccgcccccgccgccgcc cccgccgccgcgtTCCCGCTGGG GGCAGGCACACCAAAAGTAAACTTTGGGAGCAGCACTGCAACTCAGGCTCCTGGAATCACGGGGGGCTTTGCATTCGGTAGCTCTGTGGCAACCAGCACACCCTCCAgtcaagcagcagcagccccatcTGGCTTTGCCtttggcactgctggcaccagcagcaccagcacggCTCAGACTGGGACGACAGGAGGGTTCACCTTCTCCAGTGGCACCACGACCCAGGCGGGAACAGCCGGGTTTAACATCGGCGCCACGGCCCCACAGGCCACATCCGCAGGGCTGACCTTTGGCACAAGCCCTGCAGCTACTGCCAGCACCACGGCCACCCTGGGAGCTGCCACCCCGGCAGCTGCCACCCCCTTCAGCCTCGGGGGGCAGCCCACAG GTCTAACCTTTGGGTCACTGACTTCAACAGCAGCTACGAGTGCAACCACAGCAACACTGACCACAAGTACCACCCAGGCACCCACCCTGTCCTTTGGAACCAAGCTGGGAG taaCATCCACAGCTGCTACAACGGCCTCCACCAGCACCACCTCTGCGCTGGCTCCGACGGGGCCCACGTTGTTCGCGTCTGTCGCGAGTTCTTCGGCCGCGACGTCGTCCACCACCACGGGCCTCTCAC TTGGTGCCACTTCCACTGGTTCCACTGGGACTGCCGGTCTGGGGACACTTGGGTTTGGATTAAAAGTTCCTGGAACAACAGCTGCCACAACAAGCACTGCCACTG GTACTACTTCTGCTTCTGGCTTTCCTTTGAATCTGAAACCATTAACTACAACTGGTGCCATTGGAGCTGTGACCTCCACAGCTGCCACAACCACAACCACCACGACCAG CACACCTCCAGTGATGACTTATGCCCAGCTGGAGAGTTTGATAAACAAGTGGAGCCTGGAACTGGAAGACCAAGAGAAACACTTTCTCCATCAAGCAACACAAGTGAATGCCTGGGATCGGATGCTGATAGAGAATGGAGAGAAG ATTACTTCATTACACAGAGAAGTAGAGAAGGTGAAGGTTGATCAGAAGAG acTGGATCAGGAACTCGACTTCATTCTGTCACAGCAGAAGGAGCTTGAGGACTTGTTGACTCCTCTGGAGGAGTCTGTGAAGGAGCAGAGCGGGACCATCTACTTGCAGCACGCGGATGAAGAGCGGGAGAGGAC CTACAAACTGGCTGAAAACATCGATGCTCAGTTGAAGCGCATGGCACAAGACCTGAAGGACATCACTGAGCACCTGAACCACATCGAGAGG CCAGCAGACACGAGTGACCCG CTTCAGCAGATATGTAAAATTTTGAATGCACACATGGATTCCCTGCAGTGGATTGACCAGAACTCAG ctgtgctgcagaggaaggtGGAAGAGGTGACCAAGGTTTGCGAGAGCCGCCGCAAGGAGCAGGAGCGCAGTTTTCGCATCACCTTTGACTGA